A genomic region of Alistipes megaguti contains the following coding sequences:
- a CDS encoding transposase: MAKVQNFSEISPDLPFTEFDFYELYRRTFETSELGKIRKRLPLGEMAENFGLISKSMRAKKGRKTYFTPEGKVALMFLKMYTGLSSPRLMEHLNGNVHYQLFCDVRIDPMHPLTNYKLLDDVFSELARGLKIQQQQEILARAWKPYMKDLDTMYTDATCYESEMRYPTDAKLLWEGIEKSYEIMCTLSAKLNVHRPRTKYVDVEKANLSYRKRRRHTKVQTRKLTRRLLNLLGKILKETRTLERENAGAEKLLTARQKSDIEIITRVYRQQKAHFENNNPRESVKDRIVSISKAYVRPIVRGKEVKSVEFGAKCNNIQVDGLSFIEKLSFNAFNEGTRLTHCLKMHRKLFGVEAKKVGGDAGYAGSANRGYCKDRGIQTSFVKRGRPSLEKKENDIIRNELARVRATRMEGSFGTQKEHYGLKRIKARTKLTEILYIFFGIHTANAVQLVRREVNEIAQAA; this comes from the coding sequence ATGGCTAAGGTACAAAATTTCTCTGAAATATCACCCGATCTTCCTTTCACGGAGTTCGATTTTTATGAATTGTATAGGCGGACGTTCGAGACTAGCGAGCTGGGAAAAATCAGGAAGAGGCTGCCGCTTGGTGAGATGGCAGAGAACTTTGGACTGATAAGCAAGAGCATGAGAGCGAAGAAAGGACGAAAAACATACTTCACCCCGGAGGGCAAGGTTGCGCTGATGTTCCTGAAGATGTACACAGGTCTGAGCAGCCCGAGGTTGATGGAGCATCTTAACGGCAACGTCCACTATCAGCTCTTCTGCGATGTGAGAATAGACCCGATGCATCCTCTGACGAACTACAAACTTCTGGACGACGTGTTTTCGGAGCTGGCCCGCGGGCTGAAGATCCAACAGCAGCAGGAGATACTGGCAAGAGCCTGGAAACCGTACATGAAGGACCTGGATACGATGTATACGGATGCAACCTGTTACGAGAGCGAGATGCGCTATCCTACGGATGCGAAGCTTCTGTGGGAAGGAATAGAGAAGTCATATGAGATAATGTGCACTCTGAGTGCCAAGCTGAATGTGCACCGTCCGAGGACGAAGTACGTAGACGTAGAGAAGGCCAACCTGTCGTACAGGAAGCGGCGCAGGCATACGAAAGTCCAGACCAGGAAACTGACCAGACGCCTGCTCAACCTTTTGGGGAAGATACTGAAGGAGACCCGCACACTGGAGAGGGAGAATGCAGGCGCGGAGAAATTGCTGACAGCCAGACAGAAGAGCGATATTGAAATCATCACAAGAGTGTACCGCCAGCAGAAGGCCCACTTCGAGAACAACAATCCTCGCGAGAGTGTCAAGGACAGGATAGTGAGCATCAGCAAGGCGTATGTGAGGCCGATCGTGAGAGGCAAGGAAGTGAAGAGCGTAGAGTTCGGTGCGAAGTGCAACAACATCCAGGTTGACGGACTCTCATTCATCGAGAAGCTGTCATTCAATGCCTTCAACGAGGGAACCAGGCTTACGCACTGCCTGAAGATGCACCGAAAGCTCTTCGGTGTGGAGGCGAAGAAGGTCGGAGGAGATGCAGGCTATGCCGGCAGCGCCAACAGGGGGTACTGCAAGGATAGAGGAATACAGACGTCATTCGTCAAGCGTGGCCGTCCGTCCTTGGAAAAGAAAGAGAACGACATCATCCGCAACGAGCTGGCGAGGGTGAGGGCAACGAGGATGGAAGGCTCGTTCGGAACGCAGAAGGAACACTATGGCCTGAAACGCATCAAGGCAAGGACGAAGTTGACCGAAATCCTGTACATCTTCTTTGGCATCCACACGGCGAATGCAGTACAGCTCGTCCGGCGGGAAGTCAACGAAATTGCCCAGGCTGCCTGA
- a CDS encoding HEPN domain-containing protein produces MDAPLITDEFSWDGIWFLPNSQKRISATLRYSPTTGIQLKMFGALGDDTEYIQSILHNKIIIEPVILGLTLQNKYITLLGCQAYPSITMGLDIPLIEYHCQCILYGNQHFLECNCSSKIFQIANIKMPVLTEWLSPNAIQHKYENGVQSFSITENKLRQIENTVSLNEDIHIELLRCASIHITRDPRNIILGQDTRIALHSKRGFSLSDINKYVDLFAQFISLSALKIIHITQFALSLVTDPDEIVYYYPTNFRYISPSNKPATFLFSYNDLENKLSQNFTQVLQSWYNVEDEIAPIREQLIESIIDKRFTTHDFLILAYAIDGFHCRFIDKSDNKGYKQRIEELLTKFKDVQKIQSSKLNPTIVCNSRNYYSHFFIPKEGREIYSGRKLYEQTIELRKLLVCCILNLVGFNNSDINTMLNKYSYYHKLSY; encoded by the coding sequence ATGGATGCACCTTTAATAACAGATGAATTTTCTTGGGATGGCATATGGTTTCTTCCCAATTCACAAAAACGAATTTCTGCAACTCTGAGATATTCACCAACAACAGGCATCCAACTCAAAATGTTTGGAGCTTTGGGTGATGATACTGAATATATACAATCTATACTACACAATAAAATAATCATCGAACCTGTAATCTTAGGGCTAACATTACAGAATAAATACATCACCTTGTTAGGATGTCAAGCATATCCCTCAATTACTATGGGGCTTGATATTCCTTTGATTGAATACCACTGTCAATGCATTTTGTATGGAAATCAACATTTCCTCGAATGTAATTGCAGTTCCAAAATTTTCCAGATTGCTAATATCAAAATGCCTGTCTTGACAGAATGGTTGTCTCCCAATGCAATTCAACATAAATATGAGAATGGAGTACAGTCATTTTCAATCACAGAAAATAAGTTGCGACAAATTGAAAATACTGTTTCTCTTAATGAAGATATACACATAGAATTGTTACGTTGTGCATCTATACATATAACTCGTGATCCAAGAAATATCATATTAGGACAAGATACACGAATTGCTCTTCACTCCAAAAGAGGATTCTCGCTTTCCGATATCAATAAATATGTAGACTTGTTTGCTCAGTTTATTTCCTTATCTGCATTAAAAATAATCCACATCACACAATTCGCCCTGTCTTTGGTCACAGACCCTGACGAAATAGTGTATTATTACCCAACCAACTTCAGATATATTTCTCCATCCAATAAACCTGCAACCTTTCTATTCTCATACAATGACCTTGAAAATAAGTTATCGCAAAACTTTACACAGGTCCTGCAATCTTGGTATAATGTGGAAGATGAAATAGCTCCTATTCGAGAACAATTAATAGAAAGCATTATTGATAAACGTTTTACTACGCATGATTTTCTGATATTAGCTTATGCCATAGATGGTTTTCACTGTCGATTTATTGACAAATCTGACAACAAAGGGTATAAACAGCGGATTGAAGAACTTTTAACAAAATTCAAAGATGTTCAGAAAATCCAAAGTTCAAAATTGAATCCTACCATCGTTTGTAATTCACGCAACTATTACTCTCACTTTTTTATACCCAAAGAAGGACGTGAAATATACAGCGGGCGAAAATTATATGAGCAAACGATTGAACTAAGGAAACTTTTAGTATGCTGTATTTTGAACCTAGTAGGCTTCAATAATTCAGATATCAATACAATGTTGAACAAATATTCCTATTATCACAAATTATCATATTGA
- a CDS encoding IS256 family transposase, whose protein sequence is MSERFDYEQFKANAIEQLKAGVPLSGKDGVLAPLLENLLNSALEGEMDSHLEGVEREYGNRRNGHMSKQVQTSMGEITINTPRDRDGTFDPQVVRKREKILADSLADRIIGLYAIGNSTREISDILEEQFGNRISAETISSITDRVLPEIQAWKSRALESVYPIVWLDAVHYKVMDEKNRPVTRAIYNVLALNSEGRKELLGMYISKSEGANFWLGVLTDLQSRGVRDILIACVDGLKGFPDAIASVFPETTVQLCIVHQIRNSIKYMASKRQKEFMKDLKQVYQAVNKDAAEQALDELELKWGEDYPIVIKSWRDNWERLSAYFQYSEHIRRIIYTTNTVEGYHRQLRKVTKNKGVFPNDTALEKLVSMAFTRIRRKWTQPVQNWGQTAQQLAILFPDRFRILS, encoded by the coding sequence ATGAGCGAAAGATTTGATTACGAACAGTTCAAGGCGAACGCCATAGAACAATTGAAGGCGGGAGTACCACTATCCGGCAAGGACGGAGTATTGGCACCGCTGTTGGAGAATCTGCTTAACAGCGCGCTGGAAGGAGAGATGGACAGCCATCTGGAAGGAGTAGAACGGGAGTACGGGAATCGGCGCAACGGGCACATGAGCAAGCAGGTCCAGACCTCGATGGGCGAAATAACGATCAACACGCCGCGGGACAGGGACGGGACATTCGACCCGCAGGTTGTCCGGAAGAGGGAGAAGATACTGGCGGACTCATTGGCGGACAGGATAATAGGGCTGTATGCCATCGGGAACAGCACGAGGGAGATAAGCGACATACTGGAGGAGCAGTTCGGGAACAGGATATCGGCGGAGACGATCAGCAGCATCACGGACAGGGTGCTGCCGGAGATCCAGGCATGGAAGAGCCGGGCGCTGGAAAGCGTCTATCCCATAGTATGGCTTGATGCGGTGCATTATAAGGTGATGGACGAGAAGAACCGTCCTGTGACTAGAGCCATATATAATGTTCTGGCACTCAATTCGGAAGGCCGCAAGGAATTGCTCGGGATGTACATATCCAAGAGCGAGGGTGCGAACTTCTGGCTGGGTGTCCTGACCGACCTCCAGAGCAGAGGAGTCCGGGACATCCTCATAGCGTGCGTTGACGGGCTGAAGGGTTTCCCGGATGCGATAGCGAGCGTCTTTCCCGAGACCACGGTGCAGTTGTGTATAGTCCACCAGATACGCAACTCGATAAAGTATATGGCCAGCAAGCGGCAGAAGGAGTTCATGAAGGATCTGAAGCAGGTCTACCAGGCGGTGAACAAGGATGCGGCGGAACAGGCTCTGGATGAGCTGGAACTGAAGTGGGGCGAGGACTATCCGATAGTCATCAAGAGCTGGCGTGACAACTGGGAAAGGCTCAGCGCGTACTTCCAATACTCCGAACACATACGGCGCATAATATACACCACCAACACCGTGGAGGGCTACCACCGCCAGTTGCGTAAGGTCACCAAGAACAAGGGGGTCTTTCCGAACGACACAGCCCTCGAAAAACTTGTGTCTATGGCATTTACAAGAATCAGACGCAAGTGGACGCAGCCTGTCCAGAACTGGGGTCAGACTGCCCAGCAACTGGCCATCCTGTTCCCGGACAGGTTCAGGATACTGTCCTGA
- a CDS encoding phage integrase SAM-like domain and Arm DNA-binding domain-containing protein, which produces MGRVKSKFPTGNIVIKNKKPNKEGKVALYLCYNINTTPVTITTDIFVKPDDWDSKTQTVKSKNPAAVRLNNQLKLQREKVDEQIMAYEGHLTADIVRKMLKGEFAQQNDPKKIDFIQYATEYNQQRYDWEKLSYSTYYNGDRYIKKFQRFLSEQTGEGIIYLTDLTIDLIEKYKTYCIKRGNTKEGINKMLTPLIKAAMYATDNDLLSAKVSAQIKQSYFDLKERQYRRA; this is translated from the coding sequence ATGGGGCGCGTAAAGTCAAAATTCCCAACAGGGAACATTGTCATCAAAAACAAGAAACCCAATAAAGAGGGTAAAGTCGCCCTATATCTTTGTTATAACATCAACACAACACCTGTCACCATTACCACGGATATTTTTGTTAAACCTGACGATTGGGACAGTAAGACGCAAACTGTAAAAAGCAAAAATCCCGCTGCAGTACGACTGAACAATCAGTTGAAACTGCAACGGGAAAAAGTGGATGAGCAAATCATGGCATATGAAGGGCACCTGACGGCAGATATTGTCCGTAAGATGCTCAAGGGTGAGTTCGCTCAACAAAATGACCCCAAGAAGATTGATTTTATTCAATACGCTACGGAATACAATCAGCAGCGGTATGATTGGGAGAAACTGTCCTATTCAACCTACTATAATGGGGATCGCTATATCAAGAAATTTCAACGCTTCTTGTCTGAGCAAACGGGGGAAGGCATTATTTATTTAACTGACTTAACAATTGATCTGATAGAAAAATATAAGACATACTGCATCAAACGGGGTAATACCAAAGAAGGAATCAACAAAATGCTGACTCCTCTTATTAAAGCTGCCATGTATGCCACAGACAATGACTTGTTATCTGCAAAGGTCTCAGCCCAAATCAAACAGTCCTACTTTGACCTGAAAGAGCGGCAATATCGGAGAGCGTAA
- a CDS encoding DUF2795 domain-containing protein: MYWTLELASKLEDAPWPATKDELIDYAVRSGAPLEVLENLQEIEDEGEIYESIEDIWPDYPSKDDFFFNEEEY, from the coding sequence ATGTACTGGACGCTGGAATTGGCCTCGAAGCTCGAAGATGCTCCCTGGCCCGCAACAAAAGACGAGTTGATTGACTATGCTGTCCGTTCGGGTGCCCCACTCGAGGTGCTCGAGAATCTTCAGGAGATCGAGGACGAAGGCGAAATATACGAATCCATCGAGGATATCTGGCCCGACTACCCCTCCAAGGACGACTTCTTCTTCAACGAGGAGGAGTATTAA
- a CDS encoding class I SAM-dependent methyltransferase has product MATINTAERVSREASDNFVFQRSLLAYHTAAQRIAGDVLEIGTGAGYGIEVVAPHARRFVTLDKHVPAPELLARPDVEFRQAVVPPLKFPDESFDCVISFQVIEHIRDDRRFVDEIHRVLRPGGRLIVTTPNAPMSLTRNPWHVREYSAAELRQLLGSVFSQVEALGVFGNDRVAEYYEKNRRGVERVTRFDVLDLQHRLPRWMLQIPYDLLNRLNRRRLLRENSDLTVSIRMDDYRIAPVADGCYDLFFVAVK; this is encoded by the coding sequence ATGGCTACGATCAATACCGCCGAAAGGGTCTCGCGCGAAGCTTCGGACAACTTCGTCTTCCAACGTTCGCTGCTCGCCTACCACACTGCCGCACAACGCATTGCGGGCGATGTGCTCGAGATCGGCACAGGCGCCGGTTACGGAATCGAGGTCGTCGCTCCCCATGCCCGGCGATTCGTCACCCTCGACAAGCACGTTCCGGCCCCCGAACTGCTGGCACGGCCCGACGTCGAGTTCCGGCAGGCCGTCGTTCCGCCGCTGAAGTTCCCCGACGAGTCGTTCGACTGCGTCATCTCGTTCCAGGTCATCGAACACATCCGCGACGACCGGCGCTTCGTCGACGAAATCCACCGCGTACTGCGCCCCGGCGGCCGCTTGATCGTCACCACCCCCAATGCCCCGATGTCGCTCACGAGGAACCCCTGGCACGTACGTGAATACTCCGCCGCAGAGCTCCGGCAGTTGCTCGGCAGCGTATTCAGCCAGGTCGAGGCGCTCGGCGTCTTCGGAAATGACCGCGTCGCGGAGTACTACGAAAAAAACCGCCGCGGTGTCGAACGTGTCACCCGTTTCGATGTGCTCGACCTCCAGCACCGGCTGCCCCGCTGGATGCTCCAGATCCCCTACGACCTGCTCAACCGCCTCAACCGACGCCGGCTCCTGCGCGAAAACAGCGATCTGACCGTCTCCATCCGCATGGACGACTACCGCATTGCGCCCGTGGCCGACGGGTGTTACGACCTCTTCTTCGTCGCCGTAAAATAG
- a CDS encoding S1 RNA-binding domain-containing protein, producing MLRAGYMQTLTVSRVSDHGLYLADEEQQEVLLPNRYTSLSDKVGDQKEVFVYHDSEDRLVATTETPLLKVGEVGYLRVVDKTPHGAFLDWGLHGKDLFLPNRNQQGGVLVGHSYVVYLYEDAITGRCVATEKFKAWVNNDSITVKPRDEVSLLIASESPIGFRVVVNNRHWGMIYRNQIFRPVAVGDRLSGYVSRITDDNRIDISLQQTGFAQVKDSAEVLLRLLRENGGFLPLNDDSSPEAVKHLTQMSKKVFKRSLGMLLKRGAVVTSEEGMRLVEKLPEKEKH from the coding sequence ATGCTCAGAGCCGGATACATGCAAACCCTGACCGTCAGCCGCGTCTCGGACCACGGTCTCTATCTCGCCGACGAAGAGCAGCAGGAGGTCCTGCTGCCTAACCGCTACACCTCGCTCTCCGACAAGGTCGGCGACCAGAAGGAGGTATTCGTCTACCACGACTCCGAGGACCGGCTCGTCGCCACGACCGAAACCCCGCTGCTCAAGGTCGGCGAGGTCGGCTATCTGCGCGTCGTCGACAAAACCCCACACGGCGCATTCCTCGACTGGGGCCTCCACGGCAAGGACCTCTTCCTCCCGAACCGCAATCAGCAGGGCGGCGTGCTGGTCGGGCACTCCTACGTCGTCTATCTCTACGAGGATGCCATCACCGGCCGCTGCGTGGCCACCGAAAAGTTCAAGGCCTGGGTCAACAACGACTCTATCACGGTCAAACCCCGCGACGAAGTCTCGCTGCTGATCGCCTCCGAAAGCCCGATCGGATTCCGCGTCGTGGTCAACAACCGCCATTGGGGAATGATCTACCGAAACCAGATCTTCCGCCCCGTGGCCGTCGGTGACCGTCTCTCAGGTTATGTCAGCCGCATCACCGACGACAACCGCATCGACATCTCCCTCCAGCAGACCGGTTTCGCCCAGGTCAAGGACTCGGCCGAGGTGCTCCTGCGGCTGCTCCGCGAAAACGGCGGATTCCTCCCCCTGAACGACGACTCGTCGCCCGAAGCGGTCAAACACCTGACGCAAATGAGCAAGAAGGTCTTCAAACGCTCGCTCGGCATGCTCCTCAAACGCGGCGCCGTCGTCACCTCCGAGGAGGGCATGCGGCTGGTGGAGAAGCTCCCCGAGAAAGAGAAACATTAA
- a CDS encoding nitrilase-related carbon-nitrogen hydrolase, whose amino-acid sequence MKNDEIFDLTLLQLDAATVSAQSLETIGEAVLRAPGDLVLLPEMFATGFRPDATAVAQPADGEIVSALRGWAAESGKAVAGSVAVRDGATLRNRLFFAHPSGELAWYDKRHLFRPGGETGPFTPGSDRTVVEYRGLRFLLLVCYDLRFPVWSRCRRDYDVILCSAAWPESRRDVWRTLLCARALENQAWIVGTNFCGEDSSGRYAGSSAIIDCYGRFRAEAPERGAACRTVHFSLDEQNRFRERFPTWRDADDFVLKQ is encoded by the coding sequence ATGAAAAACGACGAAATTTTCGATCTGACCCTGCTGCAGCTCGATGCGGCAACCGTTTCCGCGCAATCGCTCGAAACCATCGGCGAAGCCGTTCTCCGGGCCCCGGGCGATCTGGTTCTGCTGCCCGAGATGTTTGCCACGGGCTTCCGCCCGGATGCCACCGCGGTGGCGCAGCCCGCCGACGGGGAGATTGTCTCGGCGCTGCGTGGGTGGGCGGCCGAAAGCGGCAAGGCCGTAGCGGGGAGTGTGGCCGTGCGTGACGGCGCGACGCTGCGCAACCGCCTCTTCTTCGCCCACCCGAGCGGAGAGCTCGCCTGGTACGACAAGCGCCACCTCTTCCGTCCGGGGGGCGAGACCGGGCCCTTCACGCCGGGCAGCGACCGCACGGTGGTCGAATACCGGGGACTGCGTTTTCTGCTGCTGGTCTGCTACGACCTGCGCTTTCCGGTGTGGAGCCGCTGCCGGCGGGATTACGACGTGATTCTGTGCAGTGCGGCGTGGCCCGAGTCGCGGCGCGACGTATGGCGGACGCTGCTCTGCGCGCGGGCGCTGGAGAACCAGGCCTGGATCGTGGGGACGAACTTCTGCGGCGAGGATTCGTCGGGACGTTACGCCGGCTCGTCGGCCATCATCGACTGCTACGGGCGCTTTCGGGCCGAGGCTCCCGAACGCGGGGCGGCGTGCCGCACGGTCCACTTTTCGCTCGACGAGCAGAACCGCTTCCGGGAGCGCTTCCCGACGTGGCGCGACGCGGATGACTTCGTTTTGAAGCAATAA
- the uvrA gene encoding excinuclease ABC subunit UvrA has protein sequence MEETIKIQGARVHNLKNVDLEIPRHKLVVITGLSGSGKSSLAFDTIYAEGQRRYMETLSTYARQFVGTMERPDVDKITGLSPVVAIEQKTTNRNPRSTVGTVTEINDFLRLLYARASRAYSPVTGEEMVHYTDDQIADLILKGFSGRRIALMAPIVKGRKGHYRELFESLARKGYIYARIDGEIREISIGMRLDRYKIHTIDLVVDRLVVSEDSRERLMSSLKESMRQGKGTMAVYDYGTEQQRFYSRHLMCPTTGIAFEDPAPHTFSFNSPKGACPHCNGLGEEAVFDVGKIIPDRRLSLREGAVEPLGKYRNNMLFATLEMLGRRYDFTLDDPIESFSEEALNAVLYGDSEPLTVDLSEFSSSGGRQFLSWEGVAEYIGRTEDDDSKRGQKWRDQFLVYRKCSVCGGTRLKKEALQFRIAGKNIAEVSALSIAEFSEWVPTIRASMTDKEWRIAQEIVKEISERLRFLMDVGLGYLSLARSSRSLSGGESQRIRLATQIGSKLVNVLYILDEPSIGLHQRDNQRLIRSLEELRDAGNSVIVVEHDEDMMRAADFIVDVGPKAGRRGGYIVAAGTFDDILHANTITADYLTGRRRIEIPSTLRPGTGESITLRGARGNNLRNVTVSFPLGKFICVTGVSGSGKSTLVNETLRPILSKALYRSLDQPLEYDSIEGIEHIDKLVVVDQSPIGRTPRSNPATYSNVFADIRKLFELTPDAQIRGFKAGRFSFNVKGGRCEECRGAGVQTIEMNFLPDVYVRCKACGGHRYNRETLEVRYKGKNIDDVLNMTVNMAVEFFENIPSIYQKLKAIQEVGLGYLTLGQPCTTLSGGESQRIKLSAELSKRDTGRTLYILDEPTTGLHFEDIRLLLEVLNKLVDRGNTVIVIEHNLDVVKVADHLIDIGPEGGVGGGEIVAQGTPHEVAQCERSYTGQFLKRIGL, from the coding sequence ATGGAGGAAACGATCAAGATACAGGGTGCGCGGGTCCACAACCTGAAGAACGTGGATCTGGAGATTCCGCGCCACAAGCTGGTGGTCATCACGGGCCTTTCAGGTTCGGGCAAGTCGTCGCTGGCCTTCGACACGATCTACGCCGAGGGACAGCGGCGCTACATGGAGACGCTGTCGACCTATGCACGTCAGTTCGTGGGGACGATGGAGCGTCCGGACGTGGACAAGATCACGGGTCTGAGCCCGGTGGTCGCCATCGAGCAGAAGACGACGAACAGGAATCCGCGTTCGACGGTGGGCACCGTGACGGAGATCAACGACTTTCTGCGCCTGCTCTACGCGCGGGCGTCGCGGGCCTATTCGCCGGTGACGGGCGAGGAGATGGTCCACTATACCGACGACCAGATCGCCGATCTGATCCTGAAGGGGTTCTCGGGCCGGCGCATCGCGCTGATGGCGCCGATCGTCAAGGGGCGCAAGGGCCACTACCGCGAGCTGTTCGAATCGCTGGCCAGGAAAGGGTATATCTACGCCCGTATCGACGGTGAGATCCGCGAGATCTCGATCGGCATGCGTCTCGACCGCTACAAGATCCACACGATCGACCTGGTTGTCGACCGGCTGGTGGTGAGCGAGGATTCGCGCGAGCGGCTGATGTCGTCGCTCAAGGAGTCGATGCGGCAGGGCAAGGGGACGATGGCCGTCTACGACTATGGGACGGAGCAGCAGCGCTTCTATTCGCGCCACCTGATGTGCCCGACGACGGGCATTGCCTTCGAGGATCCGGCGCCGCACACCTTCTCGTTCAACTCGCCGAAGGGGGCCTGCCCCCACTGCAACGGTCTGGGCGAAGAGGCGGTCTTCGACGTGGGGAAGATCATCCCCGACCGTCGGCTGTCGCTGCGCGAGGGGGCTGTCGAGCCGCTGGGCAAATACCGCAACAACATGCTCTTCGCGACGCTCGAGATGCTGGGGCGCCGCTACGACTTTACGCTCGATGACCCGATCGAGAGCTTCTCGGAGGAGGCGTTGAACGCCGTGCTCTACGGCGATTCGGAACCTTTGACGGTCGATCTTTCGGAGTTCAGCTCCTCGGGCGGGCGGCAGTTCCTCTCGTGGGAGGGGGTCGCCGAGTATATCGGGCGCACGGAGGATGACGACTCGAAACGCGGGCAGAAGTGGCGCGACCAGTTTCTCGTCTACCGCAAGTGCTCGGTCTGCGGGGGGACGCGCCTGAAGAAGGAGGCGCTGCAGTTCCGCATCGCGGGCAAGAACATCGCCGAGGTTTCGGCCCTGTCGATTGCCGAATTTTCGGAGTGGGTGCCGACCATCCGCGCCTCGATGACCGACAAGGAGTGGCGCATTGCGCAGGAGATCGTCAAGGAGATCTCCGAGCGGCTGCGCTTCCTGATGGACGTGGGGCTGGGCTACCTGTCGCTGGCACGCTCGTCGCGATCGCTGTCGGGGGGCGAGAGCCAGCGCATCCGGCTGGCGACGCAGATCGGCTCGAAACTGGTCAACGTGCTCTATATCCTCGACGAACCCTCGATCGGCCTCCACCAGCGCGACAACCAGCGGCTGATCCGCAGCCTGGAGGAGCTGCGCGACGCCGGCAACTCGGTGATCGTCGTCGAACACGACGAGGACATGATGCGCGCGGCGGATTTCATCGTCGACGTGGGGCCGAAGGCGGGGCGCCGCGGCGGCTACATCGTGGCCGCGGGGACGTTCGACGACATCCTGCACGCGAATACCATCACGGCCGACTACCTTACGGGCCGTCGCCGCATCGAGATTCCTTCGACGCTGCGGCCGGGAACGGGCGAGTCGATCACGCTCCGCGGGGCGCGGGGCAACAACCTGCGCAACGTGACGGTGAGCTTTCCGCTGGGCAAGTTCATCTGCGTGACGGGAGTGAGCGGTTCGGGCAAGTCGACGCTGGTGAACGAGACGCTGCGTCCGATCCTCTCGAAGGCGCTCTACCGGTCGCTGGACCAGCCGCTGGAGTACGACTCGATCGAGGGGATCGAACACATCGACAAACTGGTGGTCGTCGACCAGTCGCCCATCGGGCGCACGCCGCGGTCGAATCCGGCGACCTATTCGAACGTCTTCGCGGACATCCGCAAGCTGTTCGAGCTGACGCCCGACGCCCAGATCCGGGGCTTCAAGGCGGGGCGCTTTTCGTTCAACGTCAAGGGGGGACGGTGCGAGGAGTGCCGGGGGGCCGGTGTGCAGACCATCGAGATGAACTTTCTGCCGGACGTCTACGTGCGTTGCAAGGCGTGCGGCGGCCACCGCTACAACCGCGAGACGCTCGAGGTGCGCTACAAGGGCAAAAATATCGACGACGTGCTGAACATGACGGTGAACATGGCCGTGGAGTTCTTCGAGAATATCCCGTCGATCTACCAGAAACTCAAGGCGATCCAGGAGGTGGGGCTCGGTTATCTGACGCTGGGGCAGCCGTGCACGACGCTGTCGGGGGGTGAGAGCCAGCGGATCAAGCTCTCGGCCGAGCTTTCGAAACGCGATACGGGCCGTACGCTCTACATTCTCGACGAGCCGACGACGGGCCTCCATTTCGAGGATATCCGCCTGCTGCTGGAGGTGCTGAACAAGCTGGTCGACCGGGGCAATACGGTGATCGTCATCGAGCACAACCTCGACGTGGTGAAGGTGGCCGACCATCTGATCGACATCGGGCCCGAGGGCGGGGTAGGCGGCGGCGAGATCGTCGCCCAGGGGACTCCGCACGAGGTGGCGCAGTGCGAACGCAGCTATACGGGCCAGTTCCTGAAGCGAATAGGCCTTTGA
- a CDS encoding DUF4251 domain-containing protein, translating into MKKTAIILVGLLLCAGAVAVIGQKKVLSPKQEQREVREQRRAERLANYQKTMDSIILSRNFQFNPQTMQRQPAGPLRQIMNPTFNVGIWDGTVDICLPYVKGYVPPYYTTVLNYTVPSVQGYTTEQTHEGWMVTFSTSLFTASTYTFTFEIFSQTGGANLTITNPWYNPVQYSGTISQLY; encoded by the coding sequence ATGAAAAAAACAGCCATTATCCTCGTTGGCCTTCTGCTGTGTGCGGGGGCCGTCGCCGTGATTGGACAGAAGAAGGTTCTGTCGCCGAAACAGGAGCAGCGCGAGGTGCGCGAGCAGCGTCGGGCCGAGCGCCTGGCCAACTACCAGAAGACGATGGATTCGATCATTCTGTCGCGCAACTTCCAGTTCAACCCGCAGACCATGCAGCGCCAGCCGGCCGGGCCGCTTCGCCAGATCATGAACCCGACCTTCAACGTGGGGATCTGGGACGGGACGGTGGACATCTGCCTCCCGTACGTAAAGGGATACGTTCCGCCCTACTACACGACGGTTCTGAACTACACGGTGCCCAGCGTGCAGGGCTACACGACCGAACAGACCCACGAGGGGTGGATGGTGACCTTCTCGACATCGCTGTTCACGGCCTCGACCTATACGTTTACGTTCGAGATCTTCTCGCAGACGGGCGGTGCCAACCTGACGATCACCAACCCGTGGTACAATCCCGTCCAGTATTCGGGGACGATCTCGCAGCTTTACTGA